DNA from Pseudomonadota bacterium:
AGGAGAATCCCCGGCACCACAGGCGGAATCCGATCGTGTAGCTGCACGACGGACGGTCTGGCTACGAGGCGGCCTGCCGTACGACGTAGAACAGGCAATCGCTGCAAGCGATAGCCACGTTGGTCGTTATCATCAACGGTCGCAACGGCTGCAAGGACTGCAGCTGGCCATCGGCCTCGCGGAAGAGCGACCCTGCCAGCTCGTGACCGTGGGTGTCGAAAGCACGCAGGGCGTCGAGCCCGCGCGGCCCCAGCCAACCAAGGACCTCACCGCTTGGTACGGTGCGGAAGTTGAGCGTGTCGATGTCGGAACGCAAGGTGAGGTCGGCGTCTTGCTGCGCTTCGAAGCCGAAGCGCAGCACCGCCCCGGGCCGGAGCTCCACGCGTACGGGGTGCCGGAGCAGACGAGGAAGCGAACCATCGCCCCCGAGCTCGAACAGTGGATCGGCCGTTGCGTAGCGCTCGAGCCCTTCCCGCGCCACGCGATCCGCCGCGCTGTCCTGAGCGCCCCCGCACTCGATCGTCAGCGTCGGAAAATCGGCTGACGTAGCTTCCATGAGCGCGCCCAGATTGAGGTCGGTAAGCACCAGCTCGTGAGAGAAAAGCAGGGTGAGTGCTCGGCATGCAGCACTGTCTCGCGTGGCCACGGCGTAGGCCGGACCGCTGCCCGAAGTGTTGTGCAGGTCGATCAGCGCCTCGGGTCGCACCTGCCGGAGCTGCGCCAGCACTTGCGCGGCCAGCTGTCCCTCGGGGCCAACGAAGGGCACACGAAAGCAGCGATTGAGGTCGCGCCTGCCGGGCAAGGTGCGGTGGGAGAACACCGGGGGCCTGAGCGCGGTCCGCACCGAGGCGACCAAGCACAGCATGTCCACGGCGGGCTCGGGTTCGGTCCGAAGCCAGGCGTGCAGGGCGCGCGCCCCCGACGGCTCGTTGCCGTGCTGGAGTGTCACCAGCGCGCGTGTCCGTGTGCGATCGCGCCCGTAAACGTGCAGCCACGTGGGTCGCCCCAGCCGGCCCAGGAACTGCTCCACGCCGGCACCAAGCTGATGCGGTTTCGGACACTGCCAGACGGCTATGGGACCGCCCCTCAGGTCAGGGGGGTGCTCGCCGCGGCGTGTCACGGCGCGTGGCTCCATTCGTGGACCGCCTTGCCGGTGCTCGCCTCGGTCAGGTAGCGCTGAACCAGTGCCGCCAGCGCCTCTCTTGGGCCAAGCTGAGCTTCGAGACGCTGCAGCATGCGCATCTGCCAGCGGGCCGCCGTGATCCCGGTCTCGAGCCTGGCACGGACGACTGCCAGCATCACCCTGGCTTCGTCCTCGTCCACGCCCAGCGCATGAAGGCCTTCCTCGGCCGTGGGCAGCAGCGACAACGCAAGCTCCCGAGCATCGCAAACACGCGGGGAGGGTTCGGCGCGCGTCGGCCAAAGCAGCTGCGCGCGCAATCCGAACTGCGCTGCACGGTAGAAATTGTAGTGAGCGTATTCGAAGGGCAACGCGTGCAGCATCCAGTCGAGCTGTGCCGCCAGGCCCATGGTCAGTCCCAAGGTGAACGCGGCGTTGGCGGCCATGTCGATGGGCGTGGGGCCGGAAGGTAGGGCCCTGAGCTCGATACGCAGGTGCCCCCCGGCGCTGGGATCGTAGATGGCACGGTTCCAGCGCCAGACCGTGCTTTGGTGCAGCCGCAGCTCGGCAAGATCGGGCAGGCTCCCGCCGTGTGCCAGCTCGAGCGCGTTCTGTCCCGTGCTGATCGGCAACAGCGTGGGAAACAGGGCCGCGGTTTCGGCGAACAGCTCGTAGGCGCCGTCACGCACCCAGCCGTGGCCGAACGAAACGCGTGCGGGAGGCCGCCAATCGGAGCTCGCATGCTCGCGGCTATCGACCGCTTGCTTGAACAAAGCGATGCGCGTCTCCTCCCACAAGCGATGCCCCAGGAACAAGGGCGAGTTGGCTGCCACGACCAACGCGAGTGGGGTGGCCAGCTGCGCGGCATTGTAGGCCCTTGCATAGTCGCGCGGAGCCACACGCAGGTGCAGCTGAAACGACGTGGCCGCG
Protein-coding regions in this window:
- a CDS encoding succinylglutamate desuccinylase/aspartoacylase family protein, yielding MEPRAVTRRGEHPPDLRGGPIAVWQCPKPHQLGAGVEQFLGRLGRPTWLHVYGRDRTRTRALVTLQHGNEPSGARALHAWLRTEPEPAVDMLCLVASVRTALRPPVFSHRTLPGRRDLNRCFRVPFVGPEGQLAAQVLAQLRQVRPEALIDLHNTSGSGPAYAVATRDSAACRALTLLFSHELVLTDLNLGALMEATSADFPTLTIECGGAQDSAADRVAREGLERYATADPLFELGGDGSLPRLLRHPVRVELRPGAVLRFGFEAQQDADLTLRSDIDTLNFRTVPSGEVLGWLGPRGLDALRAFDTHGHELAGSLFREADGQLQSLQPLRPLMITTNVAIACSDCLFYVVRQAAS
- a CDS encoding glutamate--cysteine ligase gives rise to the protein MGIRIDKEHFDRADHARFARRLEENLAALRLLLARPGFGDGPTTLGAELEVSVVDAAMNPCQLDRRVLAEHPDPQVQLELDRFNLEYNMPPIQASGAPFSKLRTQTQAALDSLDRMVSSQGGHAVPIGILPTLQESDLTSSALTDLPRYRALSAAIRGLRQAPFEVCISGAQPLTIRCDDVTLEGAATSFQLHLRVAPRDYARAYNAAQLATPLALVVAANSPLFLGHRLWEETRIALFKQAVDSREHASSDWRPPARVSFGHGWVRDGAYELFAETAALFPTLLPISTGQNALELAHGGSLPDLAELRLHQSTVWRWNRAIYDPSAGGHLRIELRALPSGPTPIDMAANAAFTLGLTMGLAAQLDWMLHALPFEYAHYNFYRAAQFGLRAQLLWPTRAEPSPRVCDARELALSLLPTAEEGLHALGVDEDEARVMLAVVRARLETGITAARWQMRMLQRLEAQLGPREALAALVQRYLTEASTGKAVHEWSHAP